Proteins from a single region of Metallibacterium scheffleri:
- a CDS encoding 5'-3' exonuclease — MDGLNPRGKAYLVDASMYVFRGWFAYPAAAFRDADGQPANATYGFVRFLLDFLQRVRPAQVMLGFDIALGGSFRNLLYPAYKANREPAPAELLRQFDACRAFARAFGLSTHAHASYEADDLIGSASVRARALDLDCVIVSADKDFGQLLDVHDEQWDWARQTRWGPAGVHQRFGVWPRQISDYLGLCGDAVDNIPGVPGIGARTAARLLAQFGDLDTLLAGTAELAASKTLRGAAVLARRLREHADAARLCKCLATIACDVPLPADCLVRGRGDGAALDALLQQHRFGPHTRSRALALIEEPLPT; from the coding sequence GTGGATGGGCTGAATCCGCGCGGCAAGGCCTATCTGGTCGATGCCAGCATGTATGTCTTCCGCGGCTGGTTTGCGTATCCGGCCGCGGCCTTTCGCGACGCGGACGGCCAGCCCGCCAACGCCACCTATGGTTTTGTGCGCTTTCTGCTGGATTTCCTGCAGCGTGTGCGGCCGGCGCAGGTGATGCTGGGTTTCGACATCGCCCTCGGCGGCTCGTTCCGCAACCTGCTGTACCCGGCCTACAAGGCCAACCGCGAGCCGGCGCCCGCCGAGTTGCTGCGCCAGTTCGATGCCTGCCGCGCGTTCGCCCGGGCCTTCGGGCTGAGCACGCACGCGCATGCCAGCTACGAGGCCGACGATCTGATCGGCAGCGCCAGCGTACGCGCACGCGCGCTGGATCTGGATTGCGTGATCGTCTCCGCCGACAAGGATTTCGGCCAGCTGCTGGATGTGCACGACGAGCAGTGGGACTGGGCGCGCCAGACGCGCTGGGGGCCGGCCGGCGTGCATCAGCGCTTTGGCGTGTGGCCACGGCAGATCAGCGATTACCTGGGCCTGTGCGGCGACGCCGTGGACAACATCCCCGGCGTGCCCGGCATCGGCGCGCGCACCGCCGCGCGCCTGCTGGCGCAATTCGGCGATCTGGACACGCTGCTGGCGGGTACCGCCGAACTGGCCGCGAGCAAGACCCTGCGCGGCGCGGCAGTGCTGGCGCGGCGCCTGCGCGAACACGCCGACGCCGCACGCCTGTGCAAGTGCCTGGCCACGATCGCATGCGACGTGCCGTTACCGGCGGATTGCCTCGTGCGCGGCCGCGGCGATGGCGCCGCACTGGATGCCTTGCTGCAGCAACACCGCTTCGGCCCGCATACGCGCAGCCGTGCGCTGGCCTTGATCGAGGAGCCCTTGCCGACATGA
- a CDS encoding NUDIX hydrolase produces the protein MNTTPPIPAGMPAVSTLFTGNWLRLQACGHWEYAERTRASGAVVIVALTPGDQVLFVEQFRVPVAQWTIEMPAGLVGDLADARDESVLLAAARELEEETGWRPARVEFLHAGPSSAGMSNEIISFVRAHELRKVGAGGGDATENIRVHAVPRAQAHAWLLAQAAAGYSIDPKLFAGLWFLHHGAG, from the coding sequence ATGAACACGACGCCGCCCATTCCCGCCGGCATGCCCGCCGTCAGCACTTTGTTCACGGGTAACTGGCTGCGCCTGCAAGCCTGCGGCCACTGGGAATACGCCGAACGTACGCGTGCCAGCGGCGCGGTGGTGATCGTCGCGCTCACGCCCGGCGACCAGGTGCTGTTCGTCGAGCAGTTCCGCGTGCCGGTGGCGCAGTGGACCATCGAGATGCCGGCCGGTCTGGTCGGCGATCTGGCCGACGCCCGCGATGAAAGCGTGCTGCTCGCCGCCGCGCGCGAACTGGAGGAAGAAACCGGCTGGCGTCCGGCGCGCGTCGAGTTTCTGCACGCCGGGCCGTCATCGGCCGGCATGAGCAACGAGATCATCAGCTTCGTGCGCGCGCACGAGCTGCGCAAGGTCGGCGCCGGCGGCGGCGATGCCACCGAGAACATCCGTGTGCACGCGGTGCCGCGCGCGCAGGCGCACGCTTGGCTCTTGGCGCAGGCCGCCGCGGGTTATTCGATTGATCCCAAACTATTCGCCGGGCTTTGGTTTTTGCACCACGGCGCAGGCTGA
- a CDS encoding MAPEG family protein: MPLITGFYAALATLLVLVLAARIVWLRNVRKIGLGDGGDPQLARAIRVHANAVEYLPLALLLLLVLELQHTAALWLNVFGIALIVARVLHAFGLSGSSGYSFGRGVGTVLTWLVMLAMLGVALWHYLALQILLAH, encoded by the coding sequence ATGCCCCTGATCACCGGTTTCTATGCCGCGCTCGCCACCCTGCTGGTGCTGGTGCTGGCCGCGCGCATCGTATGGCTACGCAATGTGCGCAAGATCGGCCTCGGCGATGGCGGCGATCCGCAACTGGCGCGCGCCATCCGCGTGCACGCCAATGCCGTCGAATACCTGCCGCTGGCCTTGCTGCTGCTGCTGGTTCTCGAACTGCAGCACACCGCGGCGTTGTGGTTGAACGTATTCGGCATTGCCTTGATCGTGGCGCGCGTGCTGCACGCGTTCGGACTTTCCGGTTCATCCGGCTATTCGTTCGGGCGCGGCGTCGGCACCGTGCTTACCTGGCTGGTGATGCTGGCCATGCTGGGCGTGGCACTGTGGCATTACCTGGCGCTGCAGATCCTGCTGGCGCATTGA
- a CDS encoding TMEM43 family protein, with product MKPATRRIRKQLQQQRRAARAPRDWRSSPWPWRAAGAVLVLVALLLSWRVESSALRYQQGLRNVAGAGASLVNLGQNAQPSKHLQGDLVRVVGTPQVIEAPRDPDFNQSSSALLLRREVAMFQWQQVNVGYPIYELEWVHGRVDSAAFSRPAGHVNPALPIASMDFPAPRVRLHGFILDAALVDLVPGHDSHPVDAAALPSNLAATFSDYEGDLYSGNPQQPRLGDVRLRWSTVPTQEITVLARVDDGRLTPASAAGVQLGDRSLGDLLPQLPPRPYGLWFGRVVGWLLAALGVALLLRALRRGLDPLLALAAGGALMLLLPAVLWMTFDVWLGLGLLAALLLTLGVAIWRWRGGKIALRRAQQ from the coding sequence GTGAAGCCCGCCACACGCCGCATCCGCAAGCAATTGCAGCAACAGCGCAGGGCCGCGCGCGCGCCGCGCGACTGGCGCAGCTCGCCGTGGCCGTGGCGCGCTGCCGGGGCCGTGCTGGTGCTGGTGGCGCTGCTGCTGTCGTGGCGCGTGGAATCAAGCGCGCTGCGCTATCAGCAGGGCTTGCGCAACGTCGCCGGCGCGGGTGCCAGCCTGGTCAATCTGGGCCAAAACGCACAGCCGTCGAAACATTTGCAGGGTGACCTGGTGCGCGTGGTCGGCACGCCGCAGGTCATCGAAGCGCCACGCGATCCCGATTTCAACCAGAGTTCCAGCGCATTGCTCCTGCGCCGCGAAGTAGCCATGTTCCAGTGGCAGCAGGTCAACGTGGGCTATCCGATCTACGAGTTGGAGTGGGTGCATGGACGCGTCGACTCCGCTGCTTTCTCGCGCCCCGCTGGACACGTCAATCCGGCGCTGCCGATTGCTTCCATGGACTTTCCCGCGCCGCGCGTGCGCCTGCATGGTTTCATCCTCGATGCCGCGCTGGTCGATCTGGTCCCGGGCCATGATTCGCACCCGGTCGATGCCGCGGCGCTGCCGTCCAATCTTGCCGCGACCTTCAGCGATTACGAAGGCGATCTGTACAGCGGCAATCCGCAGCAGCCGCGCCTCGGCGATGTGCGCTTGCGCTGGAGCACGGTGCCGACGCAGGAAATCACCGTGCTGGCGCGCGTCGACGACGGGCGTCTGACGCCCGCGTCCGCTGCCGGCGTGCAACTGGGCGATCGCAGTCTGGGCGATCTGCTGCCACAGTTGCCGCCACGGCCTTACGGCCTGTGGTTCGGGCGCGTCGTCGGCTGGCTGCTGGCGGCGCTGGGCGTGGCGTTGCTGCTGCGCGCGCTGCGCCGCGGCCTCGATCCGCTGCTGGCGCTGGCGGCGGGTGGGGCACTGATGTTGTTGCTGCCCGCGGTGCTGTGGATGACATTCGATGTCTGGCTGGGTCTGGGCCTGCTGGCAGCGCTGCTGCTGACGCTGGGCGTGGCGATCTGGCGCTGGCGTGGCGGAAAAATCGCGTTGCGCCGTGCGCAGCAGTAG
- a CDS encoding MBL fold metallo-hydrolase: MKLWSVPGNSQKLDGGAMFGNAPRTLWSQWLAPDAENRVPLACRCLLVQDLDGRTVLFETGIGAFFEPKLRERYGVQEDRHVLLDELATRGFSERDIDAVVLSHLHFDHAGGLLAAWTEGAAPRLLFPRARYLVGAAHWQRALKPHPRDRASFIPELPALLQASGRLELVSGTHSEWLGPRVRFHFSDGHTPGLMLAEIQPAAGAGGGVLFCADLIPGTPWVHVPITMGYDRYPERLIDEKQALLDDALARGVRLFFTHDSSAAMAEVARDARGRYAARAPLAALAGVSL, translated from the coding sequence ATGAAGCTGTGGTCCGTGCCCGGCAACTCGCAGAAACTCGATGGCGGCGCCATGTTCGGCAACGCGCCGCGCACGCTGTGGTCGCAGTGGCTGGCGCCGGATGCCGAAAACCGCGTGCCGCTGGCCTGCCGCTGCCTGCTGGTGCAGGATCTCGATGGCCGCACCGTGCTGTTCGAAACCGGCATCGGCGCATTCTTCGAGCCGAAGCTGCGCGAGCGCTACGGTGTGCAGGAGGACCGCCATGTGTTGCTGGATGAACTCGCCACGCGCGGATTCTCCGAACGCGACATCGACGCCGTGGTGCTCTCGCACCTGCACTTCGATCACGCCGGCGGGCTGCTGGCGGCGTGGACCGAGGGCGCCGCGCCACGCCTGCTGTTTCCGCGCGCACGCTACCTGGTCGGCGCGGCGCACTGGCAGCGCGCGCTCAAGCCGCATCCGCGCGATCGTGCTTCATTCATCCCCGAACTGCCCGCGTTGTTGCAAGCCAGCGGACGTCTGGAACTGGTCTCCGGCACGCACTCGGAGTGGCTGGGCCCACGCGTGCGCTTTCATTTTTCCGATGGCCATACGCCGGGGCTGATGCTGGCCGAGATCCAGCCCGCGGCCGGTGCTGGCGGCGGCGTACTGTTTTGCGCCGATCTGATTCCGGGCACGCCCTGGGTGCACGTTCCGATCACCATGGGCTACGACCGCTACCCCGAGCGCCTGATCGATGAAAAGCAGGCACTGCTGGATGACGCGCTGGCGCGCGGCGTACGCCTGTTTTTCACTCACGACAGCAGTGCCGCCATGGCTGAGGTGGCGCGCGATGCGCGTGGACGCTATGCCGCGCGGGCACCACTTGCGGCGCTGGCCGGCGTGAGTTTGTGA